Below is a genomic region from Armatimonadota bacterium.
TTTCAGCCAATGATGCTACCCTTTCTAAAATACACTGGGTATCATTACCCCATCAGCATTTGCACTAATCTATATCGTTACTCTTAAGTGTTTTATCCACAATCTGCAGAAATTCCTTGTTTGATTTTGTATGTTTAAACCGGTCACGCAGCAATTCAGTCGCTTCGGCGGTATCGAGAGCTGCCAGGAGCCTTTGCAATTGCCAGACCCGCTTCAGGGTGTCATCATCGTAAAGCAGTTCGTCATGGCGAGTGCCGGACCTCTTAGTGTCGATTGCCGGGAATATACGGCGCTCGGCAAGGTTACGGTCCAGGACCAGTTCCATGTTACCCGTAGCTTTGAATTCTTCGAAGATCGCATCATCCATGCGGCTTCCAGTCTCGACAAGTGCGGTGCCTATAACCGTAAGGCTTCCACCCTCTTCGATATTTCTCGCTGCGCCGATAAACCGCTTGGGCCTATATAGAGCGCTCGGGTCCAAACCACCCGACAAAGTCCGCCCGCTGGGGTTCACAGTCAGGTTCGACGCTCTCGAAAGTCGGGTGATGCTGTCGAGCAGCACTACTACATCCTTACCCGACTCGACCAGCCTCTTACTCATTTCAAGGACCATATCGGCGACGCGCATATGGTTTTCAGGCAGCTCATCGAATGTGGAGCTGACTACCATTCCATTGACCGAGCGGCGTATATCCGTTACTTCTTCAGGACGCTCATCAATCAGCAGAATTATGAGGACGACATCCGGGAAGTTGGTAGTGACGCTGTTTGCTATGGTCTTAAGCAGCGTCGTCTTGCCGGCTTTCGGCGGAGCGACAATCAGACCCCTCTGTCCCTTACCAATAGGCGAGATGAGGTCTATAAAGCGCGCGGAGTAGTTGTCCTGTGTAGTTTCAAGAACAAGTTGCTCATTCGGATATATTGGAGTTAGGTCATCAAAGCTTTTGCGAGACCTCGCTGCTTCGGGGTTCTGATTGCTCACTGCCTGCACGCGCAGCAGACTGTAGTATTTCTCGGTATCTTTCGGCGGCCGCACCTGTCCCGAGACTATGTCACCCGTCTTGAGTCCGAATCGCTTGATCTGCGACTGTGAGACATATACATCGGTATTTGTGGGTGAGAAGTTCGAGTGCCGCAGGAAACCCCAGCCGTCCGGCAGGATTTCGAGCACACCCTGATCAAAGATAAGCCCGCTCTTTTCCGCAAACGCCTTGAGGATGCTCATAACAAGGTCCTGACGTCTAGAGAAGCCGTTTTCTACTCCTAGAGTAGCCGCTATCTCCTGCAGTTCCTCGAACGTCTTTTTTTCTAGTTCAGATAGTTCCAAAGGCTCCAATTTGTAATCACCTCTTTGGGATAGCCTCAAGTATGAGGTTTGGCGCACTTCTACCATGACATATTACACGCCCGGCAAGTACGCAATAGGGTTGGAATCAACATAATGATGGAGGGTTTGCACCCGAGAAAGTCCAGTAGACAACAACAATGAGGACTGTTATTAGACATTTATATTATAGGATTGATACCGCGTTTTGTCCAGTCCTTAAACGCAAAACTCTGGAATTAATCATCAGTCTCTACTTTTATGACTCCTATGTACGGCAGATTCCGATACCGTCCATTATAATCGAGTCCGTAGCCTACCACGAAACTGTCCTCAACGGCAAACCCGCAATAGTCGATTTTAACGTCGACACGTCTGCGGCTGGGTTTGTCCAGAAGAGCGCATATCTTAACGCTTGACGCTCCGCGCGATAATAAGTTTTCAGCAAGATAGCTCATGCGCAGAGTCCAACCTGTATCTACTATGTCCTCGACAATCAACACATCCCGGCCATCGACACTGCAGCTAATGTCCTTTA
It encodes:
- the rho gene encoding transcription termination factor Rho; protein product: MELSELEKKTFEELQEIAATLGVENGFSRRQDLVMSILKAFAEKSGLIFDQGVLEILPDGWGFLRHSNFSPTNTDVYVSQSQIKRFGLKTGDIVSGQVRPPKDTEKYYSLLRVQAVSNQNPEAARSRKSFDDLTPIYPNEQLVLETTQDNYSARFIDLISPIGKGQRGLIVAPPKAGKTTLLKTIANSVTTNFPDVVLIILLIDERPEEVTDIRRSVNGMVVSSTFDELPENHMRVADMVLEMSKRLVESGKDVVVLLDSITRLSRASNLTVNPSGRTLSGGLDPSALYRPKRFIGAARNIEEGGSLTVIGTALVETGSRMDDAIFEEFKATGNMELVLDRNLAERRIFPAIDTKRSGTRHDELLYDDDTLKRVWQLQRLLAALDTAEATELLRDRFKHTKSNKEFLQIVDKTLKSNDID
- the hpt gene encoding hypoxanthine phosphoribosyltransferase is translated as MTDSGKDAVEVLISEDRLQERVSELGKQISRDYAGRELLLIGILKGSAIFLADLIRRIDMIVDYDFVAISSYGGDKHTSGVVRMLKDISCSVDGRDVLIVEDIVDTGWTLRMSYLAENLLSRGASSVKICALLDKPSRRRVDVKIDYCGFAVEDSFVVGYGLDYNGRYRNLPYIGVIKVETDD